caagggcaccactagtggaatcacgacacctcgcattgtgtgagggcgtgaggagaatacggtggccctagtggcttcttggggagcattgtgacTCCACatcgctccaacggagacgtacttcctatcaaaaggaaggaacttcggaaacgcatcctcgtcttcaccggctccacttgtggttacttcctacctttactttgtgcaagctttacttgtgttgtatcttgtgcttgttgttgttattagcatcatataggttgctcacctagttgcacatctagacaacctattttgttACTAACCCTAATTTgttaagaaaagctaaaaattggtagttgcctattcaccccccctctagtcaaccatatcgatcctttcacaaATGATACACAACTTTACACATGGCCTTCTTATCACATTCCTAGCCTCCACAAAAATTATTACAATTTTTGTACACTCGATTCTCATACCTCTAGTTCaaaaccatttgaattaaattcaaatgaatttgaattccaAATTTTCCAAAATTGATGGTGGGCATATGTATGAATCATAAAATATATATAAATGTCCACACACTTTTATTCACTCTCGTGCGCAACTCTCCCATGCCTCTCCAAAGAAGTCCACATACCCCCCTTGAACTCTCGGACTTCGAGCACACTCTCCCAACCACGAAACCAGAATCTTAATCCTCAAGAAAGAGGAAGGCACACGTCGTTCTCGTGCGCAACTCTCCCATGCCTCTCCAAAGAAGTCCACATACCCCCCTTGAACTCTCGGACTTCGAGCACACTCTCCCAACCACGAAACCAGAATCTTAATCCTCATGGACTAACAAAGACCAGAAAAATCACCCCTGTTTTGGGTGGTTTGAGACGATGTATTTGCCCACGTGACCAAGTGGTTGAGTTTTTTAATTGAAGGGGATGCCACATCACAATAGTTGGTGGATGCGGTCTAGTAAACCCCCCCACCCTTGATGGAGTCAAATATAGCAGATCTTGGACAAGGCCCCCGAACAAGTAGCCTTGGTGCGATGGTAACAGAGACACATGATTTGACCCAGGTTTGGACTCTCTCGAAGATATAATACCCTATGCCTTCTTTGATTGTACTGATttggagagagtacatattacaTGTTGATGTACCATGAGATTGTGTTTCTATGAGGTGTCGTCTATGACCCCTACCCCTCAGCTTACACAGGTACTGGGGCGCATAGGGTTTACACATAGGTCGGTTGCATCTAGGGTAATCATGGAGCCGATGACCTCTAAATCTTAGAGTAGGCGCCAAGTCTTCGGAAACATCCCATCTTGACGCTGTGGGCTTCGACGAATACGACCCACCAGTAAATCatcatgggggggggggggtcctcaGGCCCGACATTAGTTAGATGGATCATACAACAAAAATGGCCTTAGGCTCGGTTTTTAGCCGCTTATTTAAAACAACAAAAAAACCAAACGCCCACCTACGTGCTACTGAACATGCCCACTATTTGGCAGGGcgtctttttttccttttttgtttgcttttgcctttttctttttgttatttttattatttccattTTTTGCTTTTTAtgtattttttattaattaaaattcaTTTTAATTCACATTTTTATTTCCGAATTGGTGAATCCCTTTTCCAAATTCAACAACATTTTTAAAATTAACGAGAGAAATTGAATTCTTGAATATCTTCTAGAATTCACAATCATATTTTAGTTAGCAAACATTTTAATATTGATGATTTTTTAAGAATTCATGTATATTTTTTAAAGGATTGAACATTTTTCTAAGATATGTGAACTTTTTTTAATTTATTAATAAAGTAAGATTCACGTATATATTTAGGAAATCCTGTTTTTAAAATTTTATATTTTTCCCATATCATAGTTTTGGAAAAAATTCAATCAAAAATGAAAAATCTGACCATCTCGCTTTATATTTATTTAAGAAAAATCTCTACCTAGCTTATATTATTTTCCCAAAAAATTCCGGCTCAAAACCGAGTCAAGGGCTGGTTTTGCGTAATATCCTATTTGGCGCATTCTGCGTCCAACTGTCGACCTTTCGCAGTGATCAAGCGCTgacctaggccggcccattaacctGTTTCAGCGTTTTCAGTTTTGGAAACCTTCTAGAGTTTCCCAGCCGGTTATTTCCGAAATCACCAGTTGAGGAGTATTCgttgcaaagatcactccaacTCCCTGGTTCCAACAAGTGGCGCACATTCAGCGcgtcacttgtcgcaacctgggagttttccctttttcatATATctgtttattcaaaatgttttatctctcaaaccgtgcgtccaaatctcgaaccgttttcaccgttggattcctcgcgtcgagatcttcaaaaccagatccaatgttgataggttttgacgaagtTCTTTTTATGAagaaaaaccggacgaaaaaactGAACCGGGAGCACGaatttttttccctttccgaaagaggcacgctcGTGCTCTCACGAAATCACAATTGTGCCTCTCGCGAATGCAAAcccgtgactctcgtggaaaaaaaagagaaaacatgtttttttcgtttccgaggaggcacggccgcgactctcgcaaaagcacaaccgtgcctctcgcggaagcaaaaccatgactcccgcgaaagcacacccgtgcctctcgcggaagcaaaactgtgactctcgtgaaaggggaaaaacagaaaacgcgtttttttttccGTGTCCAAgaggccgtgactctcgcgaaagcaaaatcgtgcctctcgcggaggcaaaaccgtgcctctcgcgaaaggaaaaaaataaaacgcgttttttcatgcaaatttttttctgtcgaaaagctaaggaagaccggtggaAAACCAGAACAtcgaaaaaaacaaaaaaaaccgtttaaaaagcagaaaacgcttgcaaaaataaaaataaaaacaaaatccggagggagctcgcagagcgcgacacgtggcgaatggctgagagcgcgccaagtggcgctgatcgttgcgaggctcccgagagcgctcgttaactagttacTCTCGGTTATTTCGGTTCCGAACTGTTTTTCCTGTTTCATTAATGGTTTTCACAATTTTCTTTACTTTTTCCTCTTTATTTCATTTTTATGcttctttttccttttattttcctttttagtttcttttttagcttatatttcattttcaacttcatttttttaaagttCATGTTTAGAAAATTATTCAGAAATTCATAAAAATATTCGTGCTTTTAAAAAATGGTCGTGATTTTAAAAAATCATTTTCAAAGATATTTCGGAAATTTCAAGTAATGTTCTTGGTttcaaaagttgttcggagtgtTTTTGTTCAATGTTTTCACAACTTTTCTAAAAATATTCTCATTTAGAAAAAATGTTCACGTTTTCATTTTTTTAGGATTTCCAAAAAATGTTggaatttcaaaaattgttcacaaatttcaaaaaatgttttgtGTTTCGAATTTTGTTCAGGAGTTTCAAAATTTGTTTGCATTTCTGACTTGGTTTTGGAACTTCATAAAATGTTGCCGTTTAAAAAAAAGTgccatttcaaaaaaaaattgttctTCATTTTCAAAAAAATGAACCTGTTTTAAAAAGTATTCATAATTTCAAAAATAAAACCGCGTTCTTTTAGGAAATGTTATGATTTTTTCCAAAAATGTTTTCATATGCGAACGCGGCTTTGAGCTCTTATAATATTCACGCTACCTACCATCAGTTACACCACACCCGTCTGGTCCAGTGGTGTGCTGCACTCACCTCGAATCCTCGCGGCCTCTCTACTTTTACATCTCTCTTTTTTTGGTGATGCGCGCGTGGTCttctaatgggccggcccagtgagGCACCTGTGTGCGTCGCTCCAACTATTGGCCGCAGTATGCGGTAAATAGGAGCTCCCTGGGTTTACTCTAGAACCGAACAAATCAACGAAAGAAACCCGTCTTAGGACCAGGATATGGGCCGGCCCATACGAGCGAGTGCGCGGTGCGTCACAGGACGGATCGCCTAAAATTTCCCAAGTTTTTTTGAGAGGGGTACCTAAGTTTTCGCCCAAATAGGCGGCAGCGGCCAGCGCAAAATTTGAACGAAACCGCCGCGCCGGCGCCGGAGCCCGAGCCAGTCAATACTCCCGTCTCCAGTCCAATCAGCCGCCTCTCCTCTCACAGCTGCACACGCGCCGCCACGATTCAAGGCCGCCGCCCGCTAGTCTAGAGGGGCCGCAACGGGAGGCATGGAAGGGGACGGCGAGAcctcggcggcggaggcggcgctcgGACTGAGCCCTCAGACCTTCATCAACGAGGTCCTCAACTTCGTCGACGACGTCTGCTTCCAGGCCTTCGAGTACTGCCTCCAGTTACGCCTCGGATCCCTCTCCGCAACACCAGCTCGCTTCGCCCCCCTTTGCCGCCTACCGGTTTTGTTAACTTTGCCCTTTCGCTGTCATTCTACAGGGAAGGCGCCCCCACGGCGGTCGGCGCCGCCACGGCGACCAATAAGGCCGAGGAGCTGAAACCGGTAGGTTTCTTCCGACCTCGGGATCCAATAGAACCGAACCCTCCTTCAGAATTTTGGAGGACTAAGGGCACTGCCTAAGTAGATGCGTCTTTCAGGTGTAGAGGATATATAACTTATATTTACATGCTTGGTGATCCCTTTCTGTAGCAAACTGGATATTACTTTGTTCTGCAAACAGTGTCTTGGCACTTTATTGTGCCAGGAATGAGGTCTTCTTTGTCACACATTTGATACCAGACACTATTCACAATTTCTGAAAGTAAAATGATTACTGACTGGAAGTTTGAAACAGCTAGAACAATCCTCATATTAACTTTAGGTTCGACCTATAATTCATCTGGTTTTACCTACAGCATCCTTTAGGATAGTTAAAAACTGATTTATTTTGCCTATGTAACACTCTTTCATATGATTAAATGTTCTGTATATTTTCTTGTCTGCTGGAAACATCTGAAATTATGGACTTTGTGATGATTTTTGTCTTAGGGAGTAAATGAAATTCACCACTTGGTAAAGGATGTATTGGACAAGAGAATGAACAATTGGGAGATGTATTGCCTTCGGAAATGTTTAACCGTACCTGAAGGATTTGTGGCACCTGAAGATGTATGTCTCTTATCTCAAAGTAATAAATTTTGGCATGCCAGAATTTTCAATTTGACCCAACACTCTAGGTTTAGAATTAATCCACTCAATTCTCACCCctgtttcgcatgattcactatagATCATTTTAAAGATACTTTTCGTCTTGGGGATACATAATGTGGAAACTGATGCCTCATCTTATATTGATTCACCCGTTTGTGAAAAAACATTTCATTCAGTTGACTCAGCAATTGATAAGGAAACCTTTCAAGATAAAAGTTGTGCACAGTTAATACCAGTCAGGCTTGAACTATTTTGTAAGCTAATTAGAGAATTTGACTTCTGCTCTCTACTCTACAGTGATTAACATTCCATCATTTCTGACTTTTAGGCTTTGTTTTGGCTACGAAAGCTTGAGCTTTTCTTTACCTATGTTGTAGCTCATGATATTATTCAAGTGCAGTTTTTCTAAGTGCCCTTGGTGTACATTACGTTCAACTAGGAAGTAATATGATAAATACTAATATCAGCAATACCTTCTGAACCTCAGGGCAAAATATATCTGGACATTTCTTATTGATGTCTTATTTTGAATTGCCCGACTAATGCACATCATTAATTCGTTGGCCGTTGTACTGAAATAGGATAGTACCTTTTTCTTTGATATGCTTAGCATATATTAGTGCAATTCTGTTTTCTATCCATCTTTGTCGAAATTATTGCACTTAGATTTCGATTCTAGATGCCCTACAGGCAAATATAGATTTATTCAGTATCAATTACACCATTTTACTAAACTGTTTGTAgggaaatactccctccgttccaaaatagatgactcaacattgtactaactttagtacaaagttagtacaaagttgggtcatctattttggaaaggagggagtagaagtTTAATACAACTAACTGACTAACTCATAACCATCGACTTTCCAGTTTGATATTATGGTACAGAACAAAGTTTCTGGTAAGTCTCGTCCTCAGTTCAGTTCTTATATCTACCAAACGGAATCAGCGTGAAACATATAGTTAAGCTTAAGGTCAAAGTTTGCTTGCAATACGGTACTCAATAAATTACATGTTTGTGCACATTTTGTTTCACTGAAGCCATGCATTATTTTATATTTACTTTACAACCTGCATTTCAAAAAGCAAGAGGCATGTAAATGAGTATAATTATAATATATTTTCTTCATCAGGATAATTCTTCTGCAATGGTGTTGCATAAAGATGGGAATTCTGATTCAGAACTGGATGCAGAACTTAATTCTTTGAGAAAAAAACTGGCAGATGTAAGTACTTTACTCGTAAAGAATTTGCTTGTTAATATTATCTACACTTAATCTAACATGCTCTGCCGTTGTTTAATTAGGCTAACAAGGAATCTGAAGAACTTCAAAGAGAAATTTCTTCCTTGGAAAGGCAAACTACATACAAGAGTAACCTCAATTCCTCTATCGCTGAAGTACTGAAATTGTTTGAAGACAAATCTGTTCAGGAGAATATACAAGGTGTGCATTAAATATTTAATTCTCAAAATAATCAGAAACTTCAATTTATTGAATTGTTTATTTGGCCACTCACCAGTTCAGATGATTAGTGAAGGGTTATTGTGTGAAACCACACCAGATATTATTTGTTATCATAGTCTTATCACCTTAAGCCCTGAAGTCAATGTTCTTTCCCTATCTCCTTGTTAGACCATCGAGATACTAATTAGTAATTTGGTAGTAAGTGCTGCACCTATCAGTGTTAGCCATTTGTTATTTGTTTATGAGCAACAATTCAATAGACCATCAACCTTTGGTCGTCTGTTGAACTTTTTGCTCTGACGTGTTAGCTTTAGCAACCAGATGGTTCTCACACTTAATTATGACTTTTTCAGTTTTTGTCTGGCAATGTTCTATCCTTTTTGCATCTAGCATAAATACAGCTGAACATGGTTAACAGTATGCTTGGCAGAAATCACAAAGATCATATCCCTACATCTAAACTTGGTCTAGATAGTGCTGCTAGCTACTATTCGAGAAGCACTGCTTCTGCTCAATTATCTCTGGTTCAGAATGTATGCCTACTCAACTGCCCTGAACCTGCAGCTATTGCGAACACGATACCAAAATTGCACCAGAAAATGAAGGTTATGAAAAGGAAAAAGGTTGAGCTTGAGGCCATGGTGGGCCAAAATGTTTGGAACGTCAATTGTCTTAGAGACCAGAAGCGTTTAGCACCGGGTAAGGGTTCCACCGTCATTTTCCTCTGGATCTCTTCGTTGTTATCGTGTGTATCTATGGCACAGACTTTAATCTCACCACCCTGTCTCACAGGTTCCGCTCCTAGCACCGAGGACATGCAAGAGGTGAACGCGGCTGTGAATGACTCGTGGAAGGAGTAAACGTGTGTTGTGGGGGTTTGCAATATGAGGATGTCAACCGCCCCCATGTACTACAAAGTCCCCTGTAATGTTGTCAAGCTACCCTCTCGCTAGCTACCTGAACTGCAGCTCTATCAGAACAGCTGTATGTACATGTCAGCATGTATACATATGTTGTCTCTCCAGACTCAAAAGACCACTAGCACAGTAGcactctccagtttccagcatTCTGTAAGATCTCTAGTGCTTAATCCCATCCGTCTACCATTGTTGCCGCTGCACGCAATTGAGATAAACAAATAGAAAGATCTGCAGTAGACTCTCCCTGGGTGTGTTCCTGTCGAATACAACTTTTTTGTTTGTATAAAAAATTGTTCAATGCTCCTTTGTGTTGGGTTTCTTCTTTGTGGCGTTTTGGGCTGCTGTAGATTCATATCCTTTTCTTGGAGCTGTTTTCTTTGTACTTATGTC
The sequence above is a segment of the Aegilops tauschii subsp. strangulata cultivar AL8/78 chromosome 6, Aet v6.0, whole genome shotgun sequence genome. Coding sequences within it:
- the LOC109776041 gene encoding protein MIS12 homolog, translated to MEGDGETSAAEAALGLSPQTFINEVLNFVDDVCFQAFEYCLQEGAPTAVGAATATNKAEELKPGVNEIHHLVKDVLDKRMNNWEMYCLRKCLTVPEGFVAPEDDNSSAMVLHKDGNSDSELDAELNSLRKKLADANKESEELQREISSLERQTTYKSNLNSSIAEVLKLFEDKSVQENIQAIANTIPKLHQKMKVMKRKKVELEAMVGQNVWNVNCLRDQKRLAPGSAPSTEDMQEVNAAVNDSWKE